One segment of Falco rusticolus isolate bFalRus1 chromosome 3, bFalRus1.pri, whole genome shotgun sequence DNA contains the following:
- the LOC119144579 gene encoding gap junction beta-5 protein-like, translated as MNWGVFEGLLSGVNKYSTAFGRIWLSLVFIFRLLVYVVAAERVWSDDHKDFDCNTRQPGCTNVCFDHFFPVSHIRLWALQLILVTCPSLLVIMHVAYREAKEQRHRAAGGDNCHRIYPNPGKKRGGLWWTYLLSLVFKAGVDVVFLYIFYRFYRNYTLPRVVKCELPPCPNVVDCFISRPTEKNIFTLFMVVTACICVVLSIIEATYLIGKRCRECLRASSTESCRHSQDCPLSCTEPAGTEGQVFHGVDYKPPTASIPPTASAPPTASIPGTLPEEEALS; from the coding sequence ATGAACTGGGGGGTGTTCGAAGGGCTCCTCAGCGGGGTCAACAAGTACTCCACAGCCTTCGGCCGCATCTGGCTCTCCCTCGTCTTCATCTTCCGCCTGCTGGTCTACGTGGTGGCAGCCGAGCGGGTCTGGAGCGATGACCACAAGGACTTTGACTGCAACACGCGGCAGCCGGGCTGCACCAACGTCTGCTTCGACCACTTCTTCCCTGTCTCCCACATCCGCCTCTGGGCCCTGCAGCTCATCCTGGTGACCTGTCCATCCCTCCTGGTCATCATGCACGTGGCCTACCGGGAAGCCAAGGAACAGAGGCACCGCGCCGCCGGCGGGGACAACTGCCACCGCATCTACCCCAACCCTGGCAAGAAGCGGGGAGGACTGTGGTGGACCTACCTGCTCAGCCTGGTCTTCAAGGCCGGCGTGGATGTGGTCTTCCTCTACATCTTCTACCGCTTCTACAGGAACTACACCCTGCCCCGGGTGGTGAAGTGTgagctgcccccctgccccaacgTGGTGGACTGCTTCATCTCCCGGCCCACCGAGAAGAACATCTTCACCCTTTTCATGGTGGTCACCGCCTGCATCTGCGTCGTATTGAGCATCATCGAGGCCACCTACCTGATCGGCAAGCGGTGCCGCGAGTGTTTGCGAGCCAGCAGCACGGAGAGCTGTCGGCACAGCCAGGACTGCCCGCTCTCCTGCACCGAGCCTGCAGGCACGGAGGGGCAGGTTTTCCATGGGGTGGACTACAAACCCCCCACAGCCTCCATCCCCCCCACAGCCTCCGCCCCCCCCACAGCCTCCATCCCTGGCACGCTGCCTGAGGAGGAGGCTCTTTCCTAG